The Lacrimispora xylanolytica genome has a segment encoding these proteins:
- a CDS encoding DUF4886 domain-containing protein: MKKSVWIKAGIGIIILVGVVFAGIFFFISSCASSLKVNVMNFDQDLNLKKPSEVKTKPIILFLGNSMTYVNDLPTVFERLSLSGGFVPEIYELTEGSYRLEYFADETDELGAEALNAIENYTWDYVVMQEQSGISAFGQEVMFPAARALDNKIRAGGGQSVFLMTWAYKDGVSRNLLGSEVGNTREEMQTLMAENYLNISKERNALLAPAGIAFMRCAKTNPEIELWDADGTHPSIAGTYLAACTLYKVLYEQSPEGLSYPEELDGSTALKLQKIAAGMN; encoded by the coding sequence ATGAAAAAATCAGTATGGATAAAAGCTGGGATAGGAATTATAATTCTTGTCGGCGTAGTTTTTGCCGGGATTTTCTTCTTTATCTCCAGTTGTGCCAGCAGCTTAAAGGTTAATGTCATGAATTTTGACCAGGATTTGAATTTAAAGAAGCCGTCTGAGGTTAAGACGAAACCCATTATTTTATTTCTTGGAAACAGCATGACCTATGTCAATGACCTTCCCACGGTTTTTGAAAGGCTGAGCTTAAGCGGTGGATTTGTTCCTGAAATTTATGAGCTGACGGAAGGAAGCTATCGCCTGGAGTATTTTGCAGATGAGACGGATGAGTTAGGTGCCGAGGCACTGAATGCCATTGAAAATTATACCTGGGATTATGTAGTGATGCAGGAACAGAGCGGAATTTCTGCCTTTGGGCAGGAGGTTATGTTTCCGGCGGCAAGGGCTCTTGATAATAAGATCCGAGCTGGCGGCGGACAGTCTGTATTTCTAATGACCTGGGCCTATAAGGATGGAGTATCCCGTAATCTGCTTGGCAGTGAAGTTGGGAATACCAGAGAAGAGATGCAGACCTTGATGGCAGAGAATTATTTAAATATTTCAAAAGAGCGGAACGCGCTCCTGGCACCAGCTGGAATCGCATTTATGAGGTGTGCAAAAACCAATCCAGAAATTGAACTATGGGATGCAGACGGAACCCATCCGTCCATTGCCGGGACTTATCTGGCAGCATGCACCTTATATAAGGTTCTGTATGAACAATCTCCGGAGGGACTTAGCTATCCGGAAGAGCTTGATGGCTCTACCGCATTAAAGTTGCAGAAGATAGCGGCAGGAATGAATTAA
- a CDS encoding SDR family oxidoreductase — protein sequence MALTFGTDLSGKVAVVTGAGGVLCGMFAKTLAEAGAKVAVLDLNEQAAKEIADTIEKEGFTAKAYKANVLERSSLEEVHASILAELGPCDILINGAGGNNARANTDKEYFEMGDIEADVKSFFDLDQSGVEFVFNLNFLGTLLPCQIFAKDMIGREGCSILNISSMNAFTPLTKIPAYSGAKAAISNFTQWLAVHFSKVGIRVNAIAPGFFVTQQNEKLLFNEDGTPTKRTEKILSATPMGRFGDASELNGALLFFLNNEAASFITGVVLPIDGGFSAYSGV from the coding sequence ATGGCATTGACATTTGGAACAGATTTAAGCGGAAAAGTAGCAGTTGTAACAGGAGCTGGCGGTGTATTATGCGGCATGTTTGCAAAAACACTTGCAGAGGCGGGAGCAAAGGTTGCAGTTCTTGATTTAAACGAGCAGGCAGCAAAGGAAATCGCTGATACCATTGAAAAAGAAGGCTTCACAGCAAAAGCATATAAGGCAAATGTATTGGAGAGAAGCAGCCTGGAAGAAGTTCACGCAAGCATTCTGGCAGAGCTTGGACCTTGTGATATTTTAATAAACGGTGCAGGCGGAAACAATGCAAGAGCCAACACAGATAAAGAATACTTTGAAATGGGAGATATAGAGGCAGATGTAAAATCCTTCTTCGACTTAGATCAGTCTGGCGTTGAATTTGTATTTAACTTAAACTTCTTAGGAACCCTGCTTCCCTGTCAGATTTTTGCAAAGGATATGATTGGAAGAGAAGGCTGCAGTATTTTAAATATCTCTTCTATGAATGCCTTTACCCCACTGACTAAGATTCCGGCTTACAGCGGAGCAAAAGCAGCCATCAGCAACTTCACCCAGTGGCTGGCGGTTCACTTTTCCAAGGTTGGAATCCGTGTGAATGCCATTGCACCAGGATTTTTCGTGACACAGCAGAATGAAAAGCTTTTATTTAATGAGGACGGAACTCCTACCAAGAGAACGGAAAAGATTCTTTCCGCAACTCCAATGGGACGGTTTGGAGATGCGAGCGAGTTAAACGGAGCACTCTTATTTTTCTTAAACAATGAGGCAGCAAGCTTTATTACAGGCGTAGTACTCCCAATTGATGGCGGTTTTTCTGCTTATTCCGGAGTATAA
- the larC gene encoding nickel pincer cofactor biosynthesis protein LarC, whose product MKKILYLECNSGISGDMTVGALLDLGADREVLIKALDSLNVNGYHLHFGRAKKCGIDAFDFQVHLEDEHDNMSGHSHDAEHSHDAGHSHDVGHSHSHPHRNLQDIYEIIDRLEAGDHVKNMAKRMFEIVAEAESKAHALPISQVHFHEVGAIDSIVDIISAAVCIDNLGVTEVVVSPLSEGFGNVRCQHGVIPVPVPATVNIASQYGLKLRFTDTMGEMVTPTGAAIAAALNTRTNLPETFRILKTGMGAGKKDFKHANVLRAMILEVLREEEPEETMWVLEANIDDCSGEMLGYAMETLLEAGAADVWNTPIYMKKNRPAYMISVLCKQKDLMTMEELMFLQTTTIGVRRYQVERTILGREKKLIKTEWGEAEVKVCFWKERTFCYPEYESVRSICKQTGMDFQTVYDTIRHTTEIL is encoded by the coding sequence ATGAAAAAAATACTTTACTTGGAATGTAATTCAGGTATTAGCGGAGATATGACCGTAGGAGCACTTTTAGACCTTGGCGCTGACCGTGAGGTACTTATAAAAGCTTTGGACAGCCTGAATGTAAACGGATATCATCTGCATTTTGGACGGGCAAAAAAGTGCGGGATTGATGCATTTGATTTTCAGGTTCATCTGGAGGATGAGCATGACAACATGAGCGGTCATAGTCATGATGCAGAACATAGTCATGATGCAGGACATAGCCATGATGTAGGACATAGCCACAGCCATCCCCACCGCAATCTCCAAGACATCTATGAGATCATCGACCGGCTGGAAGCCGGCGATCATGTAAAAAACATGGCAAAGCGCATGTTTGAAATCGTGGCAGAAGCGGAGTCAAAGGCTCATGCGCTTCCAATAAGCCAGGTTCATTTTCATGAGGTAGGAGCCATAGATTCCATTGTTGATATCATAAGTGCGGCTGTTTGTATCGATAATCTGGGCGTGACAGAGGTGGTGGTCTCTCCTCTTTCGGAAGGGTTTGGTAATGTACGCTGCCAGCATGGTGTCATCCCGGTTCCGGTTCCGGCCACAGTGAATATAGCATCCCAGTATGGACTTAAGCTTCGGTTTACAGACACCATGGGTGAGATGGTGACACCTACCGGCGCTGCCATTGCAGCCGCACTTAACACCAGAACGAATCTGCCAGAAACCTTTCGCATCCTTAAAACTGGAATGGGAGCGGGGAAAAAGGATTTTAAGCATGCCAATGTCCTTCGGGCAATGATTCTTGAAGTTCTTCGGGAAGAAGAGCCGGAAGAAACCATGTGGGTACTGGAAGCGAATATTGACGATTGCAGCGGTGAGATGTTAGGATATGCCATGGAAACTTTACTGGAAGCAGGAGCGGCAGATGTCTGGAATACACCCATCTATATGAAGAAGAACCGACCTGCCTATATGATTTCAGTTCTTTGCAAACAAAAGGACTTAATGACAATGGAAGAGCTTATGTTTCTTCAGACAACGACCATCGGAGTCAGGAGATACCAGGTAGAGAGAACGATTCTTGGTCGGGAAAAGAAGCTCATAAAGACAGAGTGGGGAGAGGCAGAGGTTAAGGTTTGCTTCTGGAAGGAAAGGACCTTTTGTTATCCCGAGTATGAAAGCGTGAGAAGTATATGCAAACAGACTGGTATGGATTTCCAGACCGTATACGACACAATCCGTCATACTACTGAAATTCTTTAA
- a CDS encoding LysR family transcriptional regulator yields the protein MELKEARYILAIAREKNISKAAETLFISQPSLSKYLKNLEQQLGTRLFDRIGSSYHPTYLGERYIHYAEKIMDYGMEWDIEFDDIMHQNHGRLNIAIPIMLGNSLIGPTLLQFHKQYPHVTVNMMEEVNFVAEHTLTDHTVDLTFYNVHEFPTDLDYEIIGKEELVLVLSAGNPLVSLAEKKEGFGYPWIDLSHLSREPFILLYPDQNTGGLALKLFKDYDMEPEILLHTRNSEMSICLAMEGLGAAFAPESYYHYLKKREPQESVCLSIGRERMDNTLIAAYQKNRYLPKYAKAYLEILKTYYRKAHYGASST from the coding sequence ATGGAACTAAAAGAAGCAAGATATATTCTGGCCATTGCAAGAGAAAAAAATATCAGTAAAGCGGCTGAAACACTTTTCATCTCCCAGCCTTCCCTGAGTAAGTATTTAAAAAACCTGGAGCAGCAGCTTGGAACCCGTCTTTTTGACCGGATTGGAAGCAGCTATCATCCTACCTACCTTGGAGAGCGCTATATTCACTATGCGGAAAAGATCATGGATTACGGAATGGAATGGGATATTGAATTTGATGATATTATGCACCAGAACCACGGCCGGCTAAACATTGCCATCCCAATCATGCTGGGAAACAGCCTGATCGGACCCACTCTTTTACAGTTCCACAAGCAGTATCCTCATGTCACCGTCAACATGATGGAAGAAGTAAACTTTGTAGCGGAACACACACTGACAGACCATACCGTGGATTTGACCTTTTATAATGTCCATGAATTTCCCACAGATCTTGATTACGAAATCATTGGAAAGGAAGAATTGGTGCTGGTTCTTTCTGCCGGGAATCCGCTGGTTTCCCTGGCTGAAAAAAAAGAAGGCTTCGGGTATCCCTGGATTGATTTAAGTCATCTATCAAGGGAACCCTTTATCCTTCTCTATCCTGACCAGAATACCGGAGGTCTGGCCTTAAAATTATTTAAAGATTATGATATGGAGCCAGAGATCCTTTTGCACACCAGAAACAGTGAAATGTCCATCTGTCTTGCCATGGAAGGCCTTGGCGCAGCATTTGCACCGGAAAGCTATTACCACTATCTGAAAAAACGGGAACCTCAGGAATCTGTCTGCCTCTCCATTGGAAGAGAGCGAATGGATAATACTTTGATAGCCGCCTATCAAAAGAACCGGTATCTGCCCAAATATGCAAAAGCATACCTTGAAATACTGAAGACTTATTATAGGAAAGCTCATTATGGAGCTTCCTCAACATGA
- the larB gene encoding nickel pincer cofactor biosynthesis protein LarB — protein MDVREMLLQVKSGEMDMDTAEQLLKNLPYEELGYAKLDHHRKLRSGFGETIFCQGKPDSYLVEIYKRLYGRDGEVFGTRATKEQYELVKAALPQITYDPISRILKAEKPDKDKKGCIAVCTGGTADIPVAEEAAQTAEYFGCHVDRVYDVGVAGIHRLLSQRERLIKANCIIAVAGMEGALGTVIAGLSECPVVAVPTSVGYGASFHGLSALLTMLNSCANGISVVNIDNGYGAGYIATQINRIAEK, from the coding sequence ATGGACGTTAGAGAAATGCTTTTGCAGGTTAAGTCTGGAGAAATGGATATGGATACGGCAGAACAGCTGTTAAAGAATCTTCCCTATGAAGAACTTGGATATGCGAAGCTTGATCATCACAGGAAACTGCGTTCCGGTTTTGGGGAGACCATATTCTGCCAGGGAAAACCGGACTCTTATCTGGTAGAAATCTATAAACGCTTATACGGGCGGGACGGAGAGGTCTTTGGAACCAGGGCAACGAAAGAACAGTATGAACTGGTAAAAGCGGCCCTTCCTCAGATCACCTATGATCCTATTTCCAGAATCTTGAAAGCGGAAAAACCTGATAAGGATAAGAAAGGCTGTATCGCCGTCTGCACAGGCGGGACGGCTGACATTCCCGTGGCAGAGGAAGCGGCACAGACGGCAGAGTATTTCGGCTGTCATGTGGACCGGGTCTATGACGTAGGGGTTGCCGGCATCCACAGGCTCTTATCCCAGAGGGAACGGCTGATAAAAGCCAATTGTATTATTGCAGTTGCTGGTATGGAGGGAGCTTTAGGTACGGTAATCGCAGGCCTCTCAGAGTGTCCGGTGGTGGCAGTACCAACCTCTGTAGGCTACGGAGCCAGCTTCCACGGACTATCCGCCCTCTTAACCATGCTCAATTCCTGTGCAAACGGAATTTCCGTTGTCAACATTGACAACGGTTACGGAGCCGGATACATTGCGACACAAATCAATCGAATTGCGGAGAAATAA
- a CDS encoding LytTR family DNA-binding domain-containing protein yields MKIAFFTNEKQLTELQEEEITDSRNHLLKVDYFSMEEKLLPTLDCAAYDVIVIYPKGGTASCGKIIRQVDMREKYTAFFNGHTWVFDIQDIFFLESYYRKTSVVIENERIRIRAKLDEEEGKLPSDHFIRINRHNIVNMQYVKNVKGEVIEMQNGDVLYVNDTRRKKFEKKYLKFLEINFMLL; encoded by the coding sequence ATGAAAATTGCCTTTTTCACAAATGAAAAACAGCTGACTGAATTACAGGAGGAAGAAATTACAGACAGCAGAAACCATTTGTTAAAGGTCGATTATTTTTCCATGGAAGAGAAGCTTCTTCCGACGTTGGATTGCGCCGCGTACGATGTGATAGTGATCTATCCAAAAGGGGGAACGGCTTCCTGCGGGAAAATAATCAGGCAGGTGGATATGAGAGAAAAGTATACTGCATTTTTTAACGGTCATACCTGGGTGTTTGACATCCAGGATATATTTTTTCTGGAATCCTATTACCGGAAAACAAGCGTGGTAATAGAAAATGAAAGAATACGGATACGGGCAAAGTTAGATGAAGAGGAAGGAAAGCTTCCAAGTGACCACTTCATCCGGATCAATCGCCATAATATAGTAAATATGCAATATGTGAAAAATGTAAAAGGAGAGGTCATTGAGATGCAGAATGGTGATGTTCTGTATGTAAATGACACAAGAAGAAAGAAGTTTGAAAAAAAATACCTTAAGTTTTTGGAAATCAATTTCATGCTATTGTAG
- a CDS encoding methyl-accepting chemotaxis protein, translating into MKTSGEKKWFQRSEKEGKGVKKKKERKVGALFSAKLTMKSLKMKMLMFIISIILALTVTNMVISISVSYKGITDVVKSDLESTGKLVNSLIVQNLSQMKTNIEASTQGGSLKSINSRVVTEYLTNQCKLYGYKDLEVITQQGVVTRSASGDHVGDNYSDREYIKKALNGETAVSTTELDSNNQLVIRVAAPYDLGILVATYDGTVLSNLIQDLRIGKSGNAFLIDNTGTMIACIYPEVVNERQNFIEMSKTDKSYQSSARMYQTMLTGKTGIGTYDYKGVSRFCYYSPVTGADGWALGVVAPVNETTTSIYTVVAAMIILGVASIALGCIMAFRFAAPIAGPISAIATRMKLLSEGDLFSEVPVVNRKDEIGILAEEANNYVQSVRNTNHTIIKVLDKIASGDFRPSEITDFKGDYVMVQQAIQRTEDMLAKTMETVEISADEVAKSSAQVSSGAQNLSQGAVEQAAAVEELSSSVNEISVSLMNTANSVVGMNKQAGHVGKAMEEGNEKMHEMMDSMDQISRKSKEIEKVNKLIEDIAFQTNILALNAAVEAARAGEAGKGFAVVADEVRNLAGKSANAAKDTSSLVADTIQAVNKGTQLASSTGDSLNTILAETKSMVSAIEQSAEELKEQSEKVKEVTAGIEQISAVVQSNSATAEESAAASEELSGQAENLSVLMSRFKIR; encoded by the coding sequence ATGAAGACTTCGGGGGAAAAGAAATGGTTTCAGAGAAGTGAAAAAGAGGGGAAAGGAGTAAAGAAGAAAAAAGAAAGAAAAGTGGGAGCACTGTTTTCCGCTAAGCTTACCATGAAATCATTAAAGATGAAGATGCTTATGTTCATCATCTCTATTATTCTTGCACTGACTGTAACCAATATGGTCATCAGCATCTCGGTCAGCTACAAAGGGATCACAGACGTTGTAAAAAGCGATCTGGAATCAACCGGAAAGCTGGTAAACAGTCTGATTGTACAGAATCTTAGCCAGATGAAGACAAACATCGAAGCCAGTACCCAGGGCGGAAGCTTAAAGTCCATTAACTCACGAGTTGTAACCGAGTATCTTACAAACCAGTGTAAGCTTTATGGCTATAAGGATCTGGAAGTGATTACCCAGCAGGGAGTGGTTACCCGCAGCGCAAGCGGTGATCACGTGGGAGATAATTATTCCGACCGTGAATACATAAAGAAGGCTTTAAACGGAGAAACTGCAGTTTCAACGACAGAACTCGACAGCAATAACCAGCTGGTCATTCGTGTTGCAGCACCATATGACCTGGGAATTCTCGTTGCTACCTATGACGGCACCGTGTTAAGTAATCTGATTCAGGATCTCCGCATTGGTAAGAGCGGTAATGCATTCTTAATTGATAACACAGGTACCATGATTGCATGTATTTATCCTGAAGTGGTCAATGAACGCCAGAACTTCATTGAAATGTCTAAAACAGATAAATCCTATCAATCATCAGCACGTATGTATCAGACCATGCTTACCGGAAAAACAGGAATCGGAACCTATGATTACAAAGGTGTTTCCAGATTCTGTTACTACAGTCCTGTAACTGGCGCTGACGGCTGGGCACTTGGAGTTGTTGCTCCGGTGAATGAAACAACGACTTCCATTTATACCGTTGTTGCTGCAATGATTATTCTGGGAGTAGCATCCATCGCATTAGGCTGTATCATGGCATTTAGATTTGCCGCACCAATTGCCGGACCGATTTCAGCCATTGCAACGCGTATGAAGCTGTTATCTGAGGGTGATTTATTCAGTGAAGTTCCAGTCGTTAACAGAAAAGATGAGATTGGAATTCTTGCAGAAGAAGCGAATAACTATGTTCAAAGCGTAAGAAATACAAACCACACCATCATAAAGGTACTTGACAAGATTGCCTCTGGAGATTTCCGCCCTTCCGAAATAACGGACTTCAAGGGTGATTATGTTATGGTTCAGCAGGCAATCCAGAGAACGGAAGATATGCTTGCAAAGACCATGGAGACCGTAGAAATTTCTGCTGACGAAGTTGCAAAGAGCAGCGCCCAGGTATCCTCTGGAGCTCAGAACTTAAGTCAGGGAGCAGTAGAGCAGGCAGCAGCTGTTGAGGAACTTTCCTCTTCCGTCAATGAAATTTCAGTTAGTCTCATGAATACGGCTAATTCTGTTGTAGGCATGAATAAGCAGGCAGGCCATGTTGGTAAAGCTATGGAAGAAGGCAATGAAAAGATGCATGAGATGATGGATTCCATGGATCAGATCAGCCGGAAATCCAAAGAGATTGAAAAGGTCAATAAGCTGATTGAAGACATTGCATTCCAGACCAATATCCTGGCTCTTAACGCAGCCGTAGAAGCAGCCCGTGCAGGAGAAGCAGGAAAAGGCTTTGCAGTAGTAGCAGATGAGGTAAGAAACCTTGCAGGTAAGAGTGCCAATGCGGCTAAGGATACATCAAGCCTTGTTGCCGATACCATTCAGGCCGTTAACAAGGGAACCCAGCTGGCAAGTTCTACCGGAGATTCCTTAAATACAATTCTGGCAGAAACAAAGAGCATGGTTTCAGCCATTGAGCAGTCTGCAGAGGAATTAAAAGAGCAGAGCGAAAAGGTAAAAGAGGTAACCGCAGGAATCGAGCAGATTTCAGCCGTTGTTCAAAGCAATTCCGCCACAGCCGAAGAAAGTGCTGCAGCAAGCGAGGAGCTTTCCGGACAGGCAGAGAACTTAAGCGTGCTTATGAGCCGGTTTAAGATTCGATAA
- a CDS encoding BglG family transcription antiterminator, with protein sequence MNYQMGIVLEASKNSDTPIGVHEVMQYLNISKSAAYLLIQNCQIWLIENHLGEDSLHQRRELYIRKGDSKEKLKKLLSTSNYEEFDYSPRERRIYIIVLLIREKFVSTHEIMERFRISRNTCILDLAGVNRLLDKFNLGYTAGNHGYSLTGEEYDIYRLCLWVVSKIFSELFPKNYEMAMSLFEFPAKDIENIGQMLIHASKQFNLSLNREALYIFCASCTLVTRRIRLGHMISQDMIPNYHRMCAYNCRIRSILYQSNVVDTVLQLEASSFGKPFLDAVRNGMAECLARMLVCVLGETGEDITSIHMKEEKLIIYADRIMQKFETLIGMFFENKNELLKSVALSLKCIFLRKKYGFRICNALGLEVKKHYIHIVGMTQLAMEEIDELKDSMTESDCILLSVNFLGGLYKVRHVTVRTPRILVVYAGNSDSSILLQGQLQNLLPGARVLTASLFQDLTRFTEYMDMIVSTIPIELHGIPVVVVNTFLTECDKERIKRLTEHKFSEDEQLSRFLTDFTDISNEVVCFEDSIHLRGKIEEYIKSNRVRIKYGIEKSQILKELLTERRITVRDSVKDWREAIYLAAKPLEEDGSIEPAYTKAMILSVESGGPFIILSPGIALPHARPEAGVRWMSMSLLKVKEKVYFTEEKYANLFFVLASTDGNSHLNALKELSSLFSDGAAYDKFMKADTVEELHQLII encoded by the coding sequence TTGAATTATCAAATGGGGATTGTTCTTGAGGCCTCAAAAAATAGTGATACGCCCATTGGTGTGCACGAGGTAATGCAATATTTGAATATATCAAAAAGCGCAGCATATCTTCTTATACAAAATTGCCAGATCTGGTTGATTGAGAATCATTTGGGGGAGGATTCCTTACATCAGCGGAGAGAACTCTACATAAGGAAAGGAGATTCAAAAGAAAAATTAAAAAAACTACTGTCAACATCCAATTATGAGGAATTTGACTACTCTCCAAGAGAACGAAGAATCTATATCATCGTACTGCTTATCCGAGAAAAATTTGTTTCCACTCATGAAATTATGGAGCGGTTCCGCATCAGCAGAAATACCTGTATTTTGGATCTTGCCGGAGTCAATCGTCTGCTGGATAAATTCAACCTTGGATACACAGCTGGTAATCATGGCTATTCCCTGACTGGAGAAGAGTATGATATTTACCGGCTCTGCTTATGGGTGGTCTCAAAGATTTTTTCTGAATTGTTTCCTAAAAATTATGAGATGGCTATGTCCTTATTTGAATTTCCAGCAAAGGATATCGAAAACATTGGCCAAATGCTCATTCACGCATCGAAACAATTTAACCTTTCTCTCAATCGTGAAGCTCTTTACATTTTTTGTGCTTCCTGCACCCTGGTCACAAGAAGAATACGTCTTGGTCATATGATCTCTCAGGATATGATACCTAATTATCACCGAATGTGTGCTTATAATTGCCGGATACGCAGCATTCTTTATCAGTCAAATGTGGTGGACACTGTTTTACAGCTCGAGGCCTCCTCATTTGGAAAGCCATTTTTGGATGCGGTCAGAAATGGGATGGCAGAATGTCTGGCCAGGATGCTTGTTTGTGTCTTGGGAGAGACGGGGGAAGATATTACCTCGATACACATGAAGGAAGAAAAATTAATCATTTATGCAGACAGGATCATGCAAAAATTTGAAACTCTCATTGGGATGTTTTTTGAGAATAAGAACGAATTATTAAAAAGCGTGGCCCTTAGCTTAAAATGCATTTTTTTAAGGAAAAAGTATGGATTTCGGATCTGTAATGCCTTAGGTCTGGAAGTAAAAAAACATTACATTCATATCGTTGGAATGACACAATTAGCAATGGAAGAAATTGATGAACTCAAAGATTCAATGACAGAAAGTGACTGTATTCTCCTCAGTGTTAATTTTCTGGGAGGATTATACAAGGTAAGACATGTCACAGTTCGAACTCCCCGCATTTTGGTGGTATATGCGGGAAATTCCGATTCCAGCATTCTGCTTCAGGGACAGTTACAAAATCTTTTGCCAGGGGCAAGAGTCCTGACAGCATCCCTGTTTCAGGATTTGACCAGGTTTACGGAATATATGGATATGATTGTATCCACCATACCAATTGAATTGCATGGGATTCCAGTAGTAGTGGTAAACACGTTTTTGACCGAATGTGACAAAGAACGAATTAAAAGACTGACAGAGCATAAATTTTCCGAGGATGAGCAGCTGTCACGATTTCTCACAGATTTTACAGATATTTCAAATGAAGTAGTCTGTTTTGAGGACAGTATCCATCTGAGGGGTAAAATAGAGGAATATATTAAGTCAAATAGGGTCAGAATTAAATATGGAATAGAAAAAAGCCAGATATTAAAGGAATTGCTGACGGAACGCAGAATCACAGTCAGAGATTCAGTGAAGGACTGGAGAGAAGCGATTTATCTGGCAGCAAAACCTTTGGAGGAAGACGGAAGTATTGAACCTGCTTATACAAAAGCTATGATATTATCAGTAGAAAGCGGGGGTCCCTTTATAATACTGTCTCCTGGAATTGCGCTTCCCCACGCCAGACCGGAAGCTGGTGTCCGATGGATGTCCATGTCGTTGCTGAAGGTAAAAGAAAAGGTTTATTTTACGGAAGAAAAATATGCCAATCTGTTTTTTGTACTGGCGAGTACAGATGGGAATAGTCATCTGAATGCACTGAAAGAGCTGTCATCCTTATTTTCTGATGGGGCAGCTTATGATAAATTTATGAAGGCAGATACGGTAGAAGAGCTGCACCAGCTGATCATATAG
- a CDS encoding transglycosylase domain-containing protein, translating to MKLGKITRTILFLFVTVCLLTGFTVAHKGYELYREVLSEDSLKERVEAIQEKDGYTSFKDLPDVYINAVVSVEDKRFFKHNGIDAIAIGRAILNDIQAGRFVEGGSTITQQLAKNLYFNQDKELTRKVAEVLMAFELEKHYTKDQIFELYVNCIYFGEGYYSVGDASMGYFNKSPEEMTDYESTLLAGVPNAPSKYAPTKNLKLAQMRQKKVLARMEACGYFSSDEVETVAQQIVSIN from the coding sequence ATGAAACTTGGAAAAATAACAAGAACAATATTGTTTTTATTTGTCACAGTTTGTCTGTTGACCGGATTCACTGTGGCACATAAAGGTTATGAGCTTTACCGAGAAGTATTAAGTGAGGACAGTCTGAAGGAACGTGTGGAAGCCATACAGGAAAAAGACGGATATACCTCTTTTAAAGATCTCCCGGATGTTTATATAAATGCGGTGGTATCTGTAGAAGATAAGCGTTTTTTCAAGCACAATGGAATTGATGCAATTGCCATTGGCCGTGCCATTTTAAATGATATTCAGGCAGGCCGTTTTGTGGAGGGAGGAAGCACCATCACTCAGCAGCTTGCAAAAAATCTTTATTTTAATCAGGATAAAGAGCTTACCAGAAAAGTCGCAGAAGTACTTATGGCCTTTGAATTAGAGAAACATTATACAAAAGATCAAATATTTGAATTATATGTAAATTGCATTTATTTCGGCGAAGGATATTACAGCGTTGGCGATGCCAGTATGGGATATTTTAATAAATCACCAGAAGAAATGACGGATTATGAAAGTACACTTTTAGCTGGAGTACCCAATGCCCCTTCCAAATACGCCCCAACAAAGAATTTAAAGCTGGCTCAGATGAGACAGAAGAAAGTGCTTGCCAGAATGGAGGCATGTGGATATTTTTCCTCAGATGAAGTGGAGACCGTTGCCCAGCAGATTGTATCAATCAACTGA